In Phaseolus vulgaris cultivar G19833 chromosome 7, P. vulgaris v2.0, whole genome shotgun sequence, the genomic stretch CaatttctcattttcttttggTGTTGGCAAGGGAATGTAATCCTTCAACTCCAGGTTCTTCACAGGAAAGTTGACTGAAGCAAATATAGGGTGAGGTTAGAAGTATGTGGGTGTTAACTTGAATAAAGTACAGCTCACAACACAAATTATTACCTAATGTCGGATTCTTttctacaaaaaaattattcttggTAAACCGACGCATGTGAAGAATCATATACTTAGGCAATCTGGTAACACGATATTTCATCCTTGCTATATGAGGTCGGACAACCTCTGTGATAGTTTCACCATCAAACTTCTTCAGTATGTTAAAGAGTGGAACCTAAAAATCAAGCCAATTTATATTAGCAGGCAAGTACGAAAAATAAGACAGATAGAACTTCCAAATAAAAAAGCTTTAAACATGaaaaccaaaactcaagttcACAAGTGGAAAAGTGGAATTGCAATTGGAACTAATTATCCTTGCTTTAGAGGGAACTCTACCACTTGCTTTAAAGCTTTTACATCACGGTCACGGCATTCAAATAAAAGATAACCTAGACTATAGTACAATGTCGAGGGGGTATGTAAAATAATTACAGGTTTGcgttttaaattcataaatctCGAGCAATTAGAATGTACACAACAAAAGGTATCACTGGTTGGGGGGAAAGGAAAGCCATTAACCCCATGGTATTTGcagatattttaaaatgaatgcATCAACGTACCCAACAAGAAGATGGGAATTTCAACTACAAAATACAAATGGGTGCACAGGTGGCTCAAAACAGATAGATTAGCATCCAGAAAAGGAATTCAAAATTTGTCTCCCTGGTCATTTTTAGTGTTTACAAAACTTCTTGGAGTTTTTCCACAAGGAGATGGCTAGAAATTTGTATATATGCTTTAAGATGAGTTGTAAAATAATGGGAAGTTGAAAGCTCATGATGAGAATCAGAACAAGTGGATATCAACCAAACAAGGGTCCTTTCATGGCAAGGGATTTTATTGGAACTAGGACAATGCGCAACTATGAGCATGTTTACTCATGGGAGTGTGATGGACGAGTTGAGAAAGTGAATAGCACATTCCCAGTCAAGACGCAGTCCATGGCACGTAGCAAGATAAACAGCCAACACAAAGACATGATTAGAAAACAAGATAAATTTACTGTAAAGGATGTATAACATAGACATAATCAGTCAAGTAAATCTAAAACTATTTGCTTTGCTTTGCTCTTAAAGAATGGTTTAAAAGTGACTATTAGTTACCAGCATTAGTGTAAAAACATCCTTCCATACATTAATATCCacaaatttcttatttttacaaGTCTCTCAAATATAACAGTTACAAACAGAATAACAATTTAAACTTCAATTTAGATCACCTCGATGCAGATTATATCATTATCAACTACATCATCCCATGCAAAAAGAACAGTAGCATTGGTGGATTAGTACCTGtggtattatatttttttccatcACATCCTTGAAAAGAGGAGGTGGCGGCAAGTCCAACCCTAACATTAGAAATGGcatttttgaagtttctttgaCAAATGCATTTCGTTCATTTACCCCATCCGAAAGTTTCTCAGCATTGTTCTGGTATTcagtgttttcttttttatcaatGGTCCCTTTGTTAGGAATCTCTTTCACAACCTCAAGTTCACCCTGCAACCACAgttaaattaaaacaacaaacaCACCTAGTGAATAGCTTCTGCCAGCAACATGTGaaccaaaagaaaagaaaattacagTGGATAAAGAAGAACCTGAAAACACTCATAGATTATGCTGGTATTCTTTTTTGATGTCTTAAGATCTGCATGTAGCGTATTAAGAAGCCATGACATGAACTCAACTGGATCAGATTGTGCACCTATCCGAAACCTTTTCTTACTGGCTTTCATCACAGCTTGTAGAAACTCATGTGGGCTGACCTGTTGACACGCATCTTGTTGGACAAGTCACCACCAAATCATAATAATATGGTACACAATGAATTTATCAGAAACAAACCTGTCCTTTAAAGTTCCGTGCATGCCATGTTTTTCTAGTAAGCTCACCAAATCGATTAACCAGTGGAGATTTGCAGTGTTGATAATTTTCGGGGATAAGGAAAAAATTCCTCAATGGGGTAACCCTCATTAAGGATTGAATTGTTACATTCACAAAATCAGTCTCCTTTATATTATTAAGTCCCACCTGAAAAGTCATAGTATAATGGATAAATGTAGGCCATAAAACACCTAACAAACTTcctataatattaaaaaatttcattcttataAGCATGAAAAATATACCATTCCAGGGAGGTAACTAGAACCATCAAGTGCCCTAGACCACTGTTTATTTTTGTCAAGTTGTTCAACTTCTTTTGCAGTAAATCTGCATATAGAGAACTATATGAATGCACAAGATACTGAAAACATAAGATACTGCAGAATCATAAATGATAACGATGATGATAACTTAATCAACGGTGAATAAATATTTCAATGTGATTCTAAATTACAGAAAATTGAAGCTTGATCTTTTATGATGACAGCAAGTGCTGATAATTTGATAAACATCAAACAAGCATATTACAAGCAGTTAGGCACATACACAGGCAGAAAATAGAAGATAAATTATGTCAACATGCAAATCATAAAGATGCTATGTACGTGACTGAATTTATTAAGAAATCAACCATGACTCATAGTACAAAGCCCAAACCCATAGCTCATAAAAACAAAAGCCATTGTTTATTATAAAGATACAGATATTAACATCAGTGAGATAATAAACAAGGGTAAAACAATTATTTCTTATGCCACCATGCAaagaaactatttttattttgggTATGTAAAAGGGATTCCAAGGTTGACCCCCAATCTACCCGTCAGATCAGATGCATTGTCTAGGGATAGTTCTAGTTTAGGGCTCACCATTGGCCCTACCATAGAGTGGATGGGGATACGTTTAACACCAGTAAGGATCCAATCTCATACCTATTCACAGAGTGTCCAAGCCAAGGCTCAAGTCTAGAAGCTCACAAACTTTGTGTAAGCAGATGACAAATTCAACCACAATCCTTGGTGTTAATAACTTATTACGAAGGTCCATAGCATGAATTTTGAGCTACCAGAGTGGATAAAAATCACTTTTCTGGGGAGATACAAGTGGTAAATAAATACTCTAACCGGCTAACAACAGCTGACATACATTgcacaaaatattataatatgaacATAGTCACCAGCCAACAGCTTATGACGATAGAGACAGAGAGATGTAGCTAAAATATTGTCTGCAGCAAagccaaataaaaaaaaaaagactaacCTTGGATTTAAAACATGCCGAATGTCATCTAATGAAGGATCATTAATTTCATAACCATCAGGAAGACAGTAGACATTTTCAGTGCGGAGATTGATATAAACATGGTGTCCTGCTTCCAGACTATGTGTATATGCATGAGACTTCCTCCCTCTCCCTTGGTAATACTTCCCACAAACCAAACATGCATACACATTTAAATTCGACAGGGAGACAGAACAGAATTTTTCAAAGTCAAAATCCAAAACCTGCGCGTGCATAAATGTCATAAAAATTCAAATAGCATGAAAAATCAGTAAAACTACTATCAACAATGGACCAGATAAGTCAAGCACCTGTCTATTAACAGTATCGAGATAAGGACAGTCCTTCCGAACCTCAACCTGGCGATTGTTTCTTCCACTAAATAATTGTTCACGTGAATCGTCTTCTTCATCACTATGATCAGCCTCTCCATGTCTATGCCCATTGTGCTGGGACCCATCATTCCTCCTCTCATTAACAGAACTCCTTTCCCTTCTAACATATTCTTCCTCGTCATCAATGTCAGCATAATTATTGGCCAACCCAGAAAGTGGATTCGCAATGGAGACCAGAGGAGAAGGAGAAGAATCCTCATCCAGCTTCTGCCTTTTTGATTCATTATCCAGACCTTGATCCTCTACTCTATCACCAACACCCCTTTCCCTTTTTGATGCCATGTTCTGTCCTAAAGCAGTTTGAAATCAATAGCAGAGAAAAACTCTTAGTTAAAGGGTAAATTTAGGACATTAAACTTCAAATACAAATAACTCGCACTAGAATCGTTTTCGAGTAGGCTCTGGCGAAATCGAACAAACACGAGTAAAGTCGCGAGTTTAGAGTCGATTCAGCGAGCTTGGACACTAgaaaaaagcaaaagaaaaaaaaaaactactcaGGAATTGTTTGTTTCTAGGTCACAATTCATGCAGAACGCACCTGGTTAACAATTCCGCGATTCAGCGGTTCTCTCTTGCAAGTTTCTGTCGGTTTCGACTGTTGATGTTGCCTTCTCCTGTGGCACCAACAAGATCTGTGTTCGTATTTTGCTCAGGTCGTTATTGGGTTGTGTTCTTCTTTCGCACCTTTGtgtaaataaaattcaaataaaactagcttccccaacaaaaataatactttagtttaaatttttgtaatagttttatttgagattttgtTCTAGAAACAATACTTTTTAGATATTCAAATAACTTCatttattcaaaaaattaaaattctaataatattttattatagaaGAAATAAAAACGTAAGCTTGTGGACCTTTAACTACTTATTagaaaattgataaaataattttaaaaaatagataaaataattattttctcaactttttaatatgaattataCGGTAGTTTAAATGAGCTATTATGTGATAAGGTATATTTCTtgattattttgataaattcaagtaaaaaaatcataaatgcaaattttgatgatttttttcaaaattaataaaagagtATTAGACCGTTACTTAAATTTTGTATATCTTCGCATTACTAGAATACAcaaattttttttgtcaaatgaAGAAACAAAAGAGTCTAAGGTagttgaagctttagacgaaggCCTAACATAGATTGGCGAAAACTTTTAAGAGAAGTGAAAATATGTTTCAGCTTATTTTCAAGATCAAATCTTAGGAGAAAGAAACGAGGATGTTAGAATCGATTTGTCTTTTAGAGCGAAGCTACTCCAATTTTAGTTTTTCGAGAAGAACCAAATAATGTAAAGCAAGCTCTAATATACAAAGATTGAATTCTaaccatgaaaaaaaaaatcaactaattTACTAACAATTATGTCCGTCATTAGTACCTCCTCCATTTGACCAATGTGATTAAAACAAGACTGAAAGAAACAAGCTTAACAAAGATGGtaatatgattaaaaataaGGTTAGATTGGTAGCACAAAactattgtaaaaaaaaaaaaaaagtataaaattttactaaaatatttgtataaaattttattaaaatatttgctCTTGTTGCACGTCTTGAAGGAATaaagattttgttttgttaatcttaattgcttaaaaaaaataaagcttTCACAATTGGCGTTAAAAGTGCTTTCTTAAATAAGAAAATCTATGTAAACTTAAAAAGACGGTCTTAAACAAGCTCTTAGAGCTTAGTGTGATAAACTAAACaattttcttctaaaaaaatGAGTTTGCAAGAGGAAAAATTGATGCAATcttattttgtaaataatacAACAAAGATTTTATCATTGTTCAAATTTATGTTGATATTATCTTCCGTGCTATTAAAATTTTTGTGCAAGGGTGAATTAAAAAATGAGTATGATGGGAGAGTTCAAGTTCTTTCTTGGCCTCGAGAtcaaacaaagagaagggatATTATTATCCATAAAAAATACGTCTAAGTGTTGAAAAAAACTCAACATGTCAGACGCAAAGCCTATAAACACTCCCCTGCATGCGTTTGTTATTCTTAACAAGGACGAAAATGATAAGAAAGTATATCAAACATTTTACAGAGGTATGATCACATATTTTCTTTATCTTATTATAAGTAGACTTAGATACATAACGCCTGCAAGATTTTAGATAGATTCTAAAGAATCTCATTTAAGGATTGTAAAAAGGATCTTTCAGTATTTCAGTAACTTGTAGGGTGAATTAATTTGTGTTTGTGCAACAAGAAAAATGTTCATTTCAGATTAAAGGATTTTGTGACGCTATGTTAGAAActatgttgataaaaaaaaaagcaaaattgGAGAATGCCGATTCATTAGACAAGGTCAAATAATTTAATCCTCAAACTTCAAAAATATGCAAATGTAATCGTTCttaactttaaaaattataataaatatttagacaaaaaaactaaatccacatgttatttaaaatttgaagatCTTAAAAATATAGAGAAATTGGCCATGATTCATATCTTACTAGGAATAGGGTACATAGAATAGATACGTATAAGATACACATAATAGTTAAGACAGAATATAAAAAAGATACGACCATTATTGTCTTTACTCTGAACCATAAAGCTCGAGAGTAAAAGCAAGTAACATGAATTGGTCATTGCTAAGATTTCACCAGATCTTAAACTGTGCTCAAAACCAGTCTTGAATTCTACAAAAGGCAACTAGCTCAGTAACGGTGAATGAGTTGCTTGTATGCATCCTTGTGCTTCGTGTAATGCTCAATTTCAGCCTGATAATATAAGTCACATTAAGCATCAAAATTAGCAGCTTTTGGCTAAGAAAATCATAGAAATGAAACTAAGATGGAATTTGCAAACTTCCAATATTGTCCAATATATTGTCTTAATAATTCAACTTTATCAGCTTCTAAGATGGAATTTGCAATCACTTatgaattgattttatttatagtagatatgagatctccaacataaatatttttaaaaataaaacaaaattttccagaagttaaaattagtttgtaCATACCTTAAAAATCAGACTTGGAAAAAACTACTGCAGATAAATCTTTACAAATTATGATTagcataaattaatttaatttataaaaaaaattaattttttttctcactttctTTTCCTTGGTCTTCTAGAAAACTATTCAAATCCATGTATACAAAGAAATCTCTAGTAACATTACTACAAAGTTTGATGTTTCAAATAATTCTTCGGtaagatttagggtttaggatttatggtTTAAGATTTCTGtaagatttagggtttaggatttagggtttaagaTTTAGGATTTAAGATTTAGGGTTTGTATATTCACACAATTTAATTTGATGAGTGtgccaagaaaaagaaagtttattaaaatcttaatccactaattaaggATGGATTATAGAGACATCATTACTTGCTCACTTTAGAGATAAACTTTGGAGGAGCATTTTCCTGGATTTATTACATAAAGCATGATTAGTCTATTGATAGTTTGATACGGGACAGATATTTAAGGACAGAAACAatacattttgaaaaacatgcttaaacaaaaaataagcaAAACATTTGTCTGATATCTCTAACATGCAGCTAACTAGTGCTTAACAGCAACCCAAGGGTAAAAGGCATCTACATCGAATACATACCTTTCGAATTGATTTTATGCAAGTTAGCAACTTCTCATTGATAAATTCCTTAAGGAACTCATCCTTATGGAGAGCATCCAAAGATTCAGAAAGGGATGCTGGCAATCTCTGAAGGATTTCCGGATTTGCATCTGTATCTGTTTCATACATGAAATGAGAAGTTTGTATTGATATTTGTATACAGGAGCTAAAAATTGTAAGATTCCCAACAAAAATTTATGCAATCGTTATGTAGATTGGTAAAAGGAACATGAAAGACAAAGAGATGAAAAAAGACAGCAAATTTGGAATTAAACTtgatagaagaaaataaaattcagcTTCCACTGTGCTTCCTCGGCTTCTGATGCAAACCCCAACAAGGATTTCACTGCAACTGTATTATTTGATATAAAAGAGAATCTACCAAAGTTATTACAGTCAATGAAAAAGATAAACCAAAGCCTATGAGTCCTATATAGAGACACTCTCCTAACAACCCGTGTACAATCTTCTTTTTTGCCTTCCCTTATTCCCCTACTGTCCTATTAAAGAGGCTGTAAAACAGAATAAGCTAAGAGAATTCCTTCTGCAAATGCAGTAGCCGTGTGCCACCTCACTAGAATTCTATCTCTCTTTTGGACTCTTTATTCCTTCTAGAGTATACTTTCCATGTGATGGCCATTTTGGATTTAGGTCCCACATTGCAAAACCATAAGCATTTTAAGGAACTAGTAAGTCTGTCTACTAAAAAAACTGAAAAGTAAATATAGGAAACACAAAAGACTGCAACGGTCAGTATAGTGCATTATAGTGTAATGTAGTACGCTTAAGTCCCAACAGGTTTTTTTACAAGATTTCTAATGAAAGatttatacaatttatattGAACTTCTTCCACAAGTTAATACAAACTAACACAATAGCTAACTATTTTAATATCTTACAGTTCATGGTTAatataaacatataataaaGGTTATATGATTTTACCAACAGGTTCAGGAAGAGGAAGATGCCTTCGAAGCCCATCAATGCCAGCAGCAATTATGGCTGCTAAGCCCAAGTATGGATTGGCAGAACCATCAAATGATTTCATCTCAAAGTTAGTGGCTAGACCGTCAAGAGTTCCAGGTGGAGATGAAGCACGCAATGGAGCCTCCTTATTTTCGTTTCCCCAAAAAAGGTACGCACCACTCCATGTATTGGGTTGCAATCGATCATAACTGTGAGGAATTCAGATAGCTAAGAGACATTGCAGCATAATTCCAAAAGGGGGTATTTGCATTTTACTATAACGCTTGTTAAAGAGGGAAAAAGAATCCTATCTTACTCCGAACAACTAAAACTTTATTATTGCTGGCAATATAATGCATACAATAACATCAGTTTCGGTCAAAAAACAGAGAATAAGACAACGTAAGAGCAACCTGTTAGGGAGTGGTGCTATAAATGCCAAGATTGAAGGAAGATGTTGTAGAATTCCAGCCATAAATTCTCTTCCCAAAGTTGATATTCCATGCTTAGATGATCCACCAGATCCCATATATACATTTTGGCCATTGCGCCACAAGCTAAGATGAACATGCGACCCAGAACCCAAATCATCTGATGCGTACCTTAAAAAATAGCATGACAAAACTGTCGttacaacaaaaatatttttaacagtTACATTAGATAGTTC encodes the following:
- the LOC137828929 gene encoding uncharacterized protein; amino-acid sequence: MASKRERGVGDRVEDQGLDNESKRQKLDEDSSPSPLVSIANPLSGLANNYADIDDEEEYVRRERSSVNERRNDGSQHNGHRHGEADHSDEEDDSREQLFSGRNNRQVEVRKDCPYLDTVNRQVLDFDFEKFCSVSLSNLNVYACLVCGKYYQGRGRKSHAYTHSLEAGHHVYINLRTENVYCLPDGYEINDPSLDDIRHVLNPRFTAKEVEQLDKNKQWSRALDGSSYLPGMVGLNNIKETDFVNVTIQSLMRVTPLRNFFLIPENYQHCKSPLVNRFGELTRKTWHARNFKGQVSPHEFLQAVMKASKKRFRIGAQSDPVEFMSWLLNTLHADLKTSKKNTSIIYECFQGELEVVKEIPNKGTIDKKENTEYQNNAEKLSDGVNERNAFVKETSKMPFLMLGLDLPPPPLFKDVMEKNIIPQVPLFNILKKFDGETITEVVRPHIARMKYRVTRLPKYMILHMRRFTKNNFFVEKNPTLVNFPVKNLELKDYIPLPTPKENEKLRSKYDLIANVVHDGKPGEGFYRVFVQRKSEELWYEMQDLHVSETLPHLVALSETYMQIYEQQQ